In Fusobacterium sp. DD2, the genomic stretch GATATTTATCCAGGAATCTTTTAATATTATTTTGATTTTCCTCTTTTAAAATAGTGCATGTACTATATACAAGTTCTCCATTTTCTTTTAATACCTGACTTGCAGATTCCAGTATTTCAAATTGAAGTTTTGCAAGTTCATCTACATTTTCAATATTTTTACTGTAGATACCTTCTGGTTTTTTTCTTAATACACCATATCCACTGCATGGAGCATCTACTAGAATTTTGTCAAACTGTTTTCCCTGCTCTTTAAGTTTTCTGGCATCCATTTTTACAGGTTGTACTATTGTAACTCCACATTTTTTACAGTTTTCTTCTATAAGTTTTAGTTTGTGTGGATATATATCAAGCGCAAGCAATTCTCCTTTGTTCTCCATTAATTCACCTAATACAGCAGTTTTACCTCCTGGGGCACTGCAGGTATCGAGAACGCTTTCAGAAGGCTTAGGATCAAGGTTTCTAACAGCCAGATAAGAAGAAGCATCCTGAACTATAATCTTACCTTCCTTAAATTCATTGCTATATAGTAATATTCCAGAATCTACATAGTAGACAGAGTCCACCTGTTTGATTATATCTATCTCCTGCTCCTTAAGCATTTTTTCAAACTCTTCAGTACTGTATTTTAATCTATTTACTCTGAAGCTGATATATGGGATTTTTTTCAGATTTTCAAGGAATTTAATTCCATTTTCTCCATACTCTTCAGTGATTTTATCAAAAAACCATTTTGAATATGAAAGGTAGATATGGTACTTGCCAGAGTTTTTAAGTTCCTCTACATCCTCTTTCC encodes the following:
- the rsmB gene encoding 16S rRNA (cytosine(967)-C(5))-methyltransferase RsmB, coding for MNIKSRVISLIREVDNGKYSNIALNEYFKNNTIPKKERGFITELFYGVIRNKIFLDYEIDKRTKTIKKDWIRNILRISMYQISFMKSDDKGVIWEATELTKKKFSVPVGKFVNGVLRSYQREWKEDVEELKNSGKYHIYLSYSKWFFDKITEEYGENGIKFLENLKKIPYISFRVNRLKYSTEEFEKMLKEQEIDIIKQVDSVYYVDSGILLYSNEFKEGKIIVQDASSYLAVRNLDPKPSESVLDTCSAPGGKTAVLGELMENKGELLALDIYPHKLKLIEENCKKCGVTIVQPVKMDARKLKEQGKQFDKILVDAPCSGYGVLRKKPEGIYSKNIENVDELAKLQFEILESASQVLKENGELVYSTCTILKEENQNNIKRFLDKYPEFETVKLYIPENVGGTYDEVGGFTIDYNEDILDGFYIAKLVKKGKKC